The proteins below come from a single Vibrio natriegens NBRC 15636 = ATCC 14048 = DSM 759 genomic window:
- the rraB gene encoding ribonuclease E inhibitor RraB produces the protein MSHEDEYLSVEELIEIQKEETRDIIAALLEDGSDPDSLYEIEHHLFAEDFDTLEKAVVEAFKMGFEVLEAEETEDEDGNKLLCCDATMESALDAEAIDAQVEKLVHLAEKYDIIYDGWGTYYEGEDALYSDEDDEDEE, from the coding sequence ATGTCTCACGAAGATGAATATCTATCAGTAGAAGAATTAATTGAGATTCAAAAGGAAGAGACTCGCGATATCATTGCAGCATTGCTAGAAGATGGCAGCGATCCAGATTCGCTATACGAAATTGAGCACCACCTATTTGCAGAAGATTTCGATACGCTAGAAAAAGCGGTTGTTGAAGCATTTAAGATGGGCTTTGAAGTACTTGAAGCAGAAGAGACAGAAGACGAAGACGGCAACAAACTACTTTGCTGTGATGCGACGATGGAATCTGCACTCGATGCAGAAGCAATTGATGCTCAAGTTGAGAAGCTGGTTCATCTCGCTGAAAAGTACGACATTATTTATGACGGTTGGGGTACCTATTACGAGGGCGAAGACGCTCTATACTCTGACGAAGATGATGAAGACGAAGAATAG